A single window of Brevundimonas vitisensis DNA harbors:
- a CDS encoding helix-turn-helix transcriptional regulator, which produces MRHDKAVMVIELARRLAASAEGLTLDEMAREMDVGRRTAERMRDAVLMLFPAAEEVSDPPNKRWRIRGGLSAFEQAPTTGELVELSKAAQGLRASGEQARATALEGLERKIKAAMRSTTLNRLAPDLEALVRAETIAIQAGPRPSADEAVLSGIRNAILAGRPLDFTYSRPGAEARRRSVAPCGLMFGRANYLVAADRETAKIQTFRLDRMSAVEPGDGVASPPQEFDLAVFANRSFGIYQDQVEDVVLRVDAAGAGEARGWRWHPTQVLEDQADGGVVVRFTASGMRELAWHLFTWGDQVTIVAPERLRQVMAEELAAAQRAMARR; this is translated from the coding sequence ATGCGGCACGACAAGGCGGTCATGGTTATCGAACTGGCCCGGCGCCTGGCGGCCAGCGCCGAGGGCCTGACGCTGGACGAGATGGCGCGTGAAATGGACGTCGGGCGTCGCACGGCTGAACGGATGCGGGATGCCGTCCTGATGCTGTTCCCAGCGGCGGAGGAAGTCTCCGATCCCCCCAACAAGCGCTGGCGCATCCGTGGGGGACTGTCGGCCTTCGAACAGGCCCCGACCACGGGCGAGCTGGTCGAACTGTCAAAGGCGGCGCAGGGCCTGAGGGCGTCAGGCGAACAGGCGCGGGCGACGGCGCTGGAGGGATTGGAGCGCAAGATCAAGGCGGCGATGCGGTCCACCACCCTGAACCGGCTGGCCCCGGATCTGGAGGCCCTGGTCCGCGCCGAGACGATCGCCATCCAGGCTGGGCCGCGCCCGTCGGCGGATGAAGCGGTGCTGAGCGGGATTCGCAATGCGATCCTGGCCGGTCGGCCGCTGGACTTCACCTACAGCCGGCCGGGAGCCGAGGCGCGGCGGCGCAGCGTGGCCCCCTGCGGCCTGATGTTCGGCCGGGCCAACTATCTGGTCGCGGCGGACCGCGAAACGGCCAAGATCCAGACGTTCCGACTGGATCGGATGAGTGCGGTCGAACCCGGCGATGGGGTCGCCTCGCCGCCGCAAGAGTTCGACCTGGCCGTTTTCGCCAACCGGTCCTTCGGCATCTATCAGGATCAGGTCGAAGACGTCGTTCTGCGCGTGGATGCAGCGGGGGCGGGTGAGGCCAGGGGCTGGCGCTGGCACCCGACACAGGTGCTGGAAGATCAAGCTGACGGCGGCGTCGTGGTGCGGTTCACCGCCAGTGGGATGCGCGAACTGGCCTGGCACCTGTTCACCTGGGGCGATCAGGTCACGATCGTCGCTCCCGAGCGTCTGCGTCAGGTCATGGCCGAAGAACTGGCGGCGGCACAGCGGGCGATGGCACGCCGCTGA
- a CDS encoding acyltransferase family protein: protein MNPVAEPKIAVPHARRFEALDSLRGVCAVLVVMFHMPVASHWRDWGLVQHGYLFVDYFFVLSGFVIAHAYAGRLKTPRDAGRFMVRRLGRVWPLHVLMLAAFIGLELARLWFDIDAATPFTRDRSVTSIFTNLLLIQALNIHPYLTWNGPAWTLSVEVACYVVFAALVLFVPWRERGVWRVVGAVMAVIGAVLVATQAPRWMNTTYDYAFPRAVYGFFLGCLLQGVWTAIPRLKGHAATALEVVTVVAIAAFIAWAQGPVAVWATVLFVGVVWVFAGEDGALSRLLDTRPLVTLGRWSFAIYMVHMFVLVVLLIAARKLDWMPGGRRIDFGSVWINDLFAVALFVGIVGLAILAHHGVERPAQRLVDRLTRPASRTP from the coding sequence GTGAACCCTGTCGCCGAACCCAAGATCGCCGTCCCACACGCCCGCCGGTTCGAGGCGCTGGATTCCCTGCGTGGGGTCTGTGCGGTGCTGGTGGTGATGTTCCACATGCCGGTGGCCAGCCATTGGCGGGACTGGGGCCTGGTTCAGCACGGCTATCTGTTCGTCGACTATTTCTTTGTGCTGTCGGGCTTCGTCATCGCCCATGCCTATGCCGGTCGGCTGAAGACGCCGCGTGACGCGGGGCGGTTCATGGTGCGGCGGCTGGGGCGGGTGTGGCCGCTGCATGTCCTGATGCTGGCGGCCTTCATCGGATTGGAGCTGGCACGGCTGTGGTTCGATATCGATGCCGCCACCCCGTTCACGCGGGACCGGTCGGTGACGTCGATCTTCACCAACCTGCTTCTGATCCAGGCGCTGAATATTCATCCCTATCTGACGTGGAACGGCCCGGCCTGGACGCTGAGCGTCGAAGTGGCCTGCTATGTCGTGTTCGCGGCCCTGGTCCTGTTCGTGCCGTGGCGAGAGCGCGGCGTATGGCGGGTCGTCGGCGCGGTTATGGCCGTGATCGGTGCGGTGCTGGTCGCGACCCAGGCCCCGCGCTGGATGAACACCACCTATGACTATGCCTTTCCGCGCGCCGTCTATGGGTTCTTTCTGGGCTGTCTGCTTCAGGGGGTGTGGACGGCCATTCCCCGGCTGAAAGGCCATGCGGCCACCGCGCTGGAGGTGGTCACGGTCGTGGCGATTGCCGCCTTCATCGCCTGGGCCCAGGGTCCGGTCGCGGTCTGGGCGACCGTATTGTTCGTGGGGGTCGTCTGGGTGTTCGCGGGCGAGGACGGTGCCCTGTCGCGGCTGTTGGACACCCGGCCGCTGGTCACCCTGGGGCGCTGGTCGTTCGCCATATATATGGTGCACATGTTCGTGCTGGTGGTGCTGCTGATCGCGGCGCGAAAGCTGGACTGGATGCCCGGCGGACGGCGGATCGACTTCGGATCGGTGTGGATCAACGACCTGTTCGCTGTGGCCCTGTTCGTCGGCATCGTCGGCCTCGCCATCCTGGCCCACCATGGCGTCGAGCGTCCGGCACAGAGGCTGGTGGACCGCCTGACCAGGCCGGCAAGCCGAACGCCTTAG
- a CDS encoding DUF1801 domain-containing protein — MAELKTQANDASVADFLAAVEPPQRRADAQVVCDLMAEVTGEPPVMWGPAIVGFGRYTYRNAAGKPGDWMRIGFSPRKANLTLYFISGFDEHAELLARLGKHKTSVSCVYVKRLADIDMDVLRELAEQSVALMRARYPSED; from the coding sequence ATGGCCGAGCTGAAGACCCAGGCGAACGATGCCAGCGTCGCCGATTTCCTGGCCGCCGTCGAACCGCCCCAGCGCCGGGCCGATGCCCAGGTCGTGTGCGATCTGATGGCCGAGGTCACGGGCGAACCACCGGTGATGTGGGGCCCTGCGATCGTCGGCTTCGGGCGATATACCTATCGCAATGCGGCAGGAAAGCCGGGCGATTGGATGCGGATTGGCTTTTCGCCGCGCAAGGCGAACCTGACGCTGTATTTCATCTCGGGCTTCGACGAACACGCCGAGCTGCTGGCCCGGCTGGGCAAGCACAAGACCAGCGTCTCGTGCGTCTATGTGAAACGGTTGGCGGACATCGACATGGATGTCCTGCGCGAGTTGGCGGAGCAATCGGTGGCCCTGATGCGCGCCAGGTATCCGTCCGAAGACTGA
- a CDS encoding cupin domain-containing protein produces MLTPAEIINLLQLTPHPEGGHYREMFRDPREEQGRSVGTSIYYLLAAGEASHWHMVDATEIWHHYMGEPLELRIADAGGVRTVILGADLAGGQRPQAVVPAGAWQAARPLGDWSLTGCTVAPGFVFEAFEMAPEGWEPEVN; encoded by the coding sequence ATGCTCACCCCTGCCGAGATCATCAATCTGCTGCAGCTGACGCCCCATCCGGAGGGCGGACATTATCGCGAGATGTTCAGGGACCCGCGCGAGGAGCAGGGGCGCTCGGTGGGGACCTCGATCTACTATCTGCTGGCGGCGGGCGAGGCGTCCCACTGGCACATGGTCGATGCGACCGAGATCTGGCACCACTATATGGGCGAGCCGCTGGAGCTGAGGATCGCCGATGCGGGCGGCGTGCGGACGGTGATCCTGGGTGCCGATCTGGCCGGTGGGCAGCGGCCGCAGGCGGTGGTTCCGGCGGGGGCCTGGCAGGCGGCGCGGCCTCTGGGCGACTGGAGCCTGACCGGATGCACCGTGGCGCCAGGGTTTGTGTTCGAAGCGTTCGAAATGGCCCCCGAGGGCTGGGAGCCGGAGGTGAACTGA
- a CDS encoding ubiquitin family protein produces the protein MTRASAARRARLLHASGLIVAILGVMHGALQWWGDGAWFRRDLPEAPLVWWAVPTDLVFWTFGVCAMWAIVAGFVADQTRKGDRPRWWLGYPGVALIAVVSLASSYLASRPGMALFPDGVILREGVFRPLETLPRDSLRALVVECRMVRRPRSVRADDLIDLPVFHLVPSDGRRLRLGGVRGAGIGELSQAQWLVAMRQFSTLPRLIEHRSQACVDNVVSRFPQADQAFVRQLFAQPSPMPQEHIVCAPGTSMADGGCVRVPLAPGPPRPVRIPPAAG, from the coding sequence ATGACCCGCGCTTCCGCCGCTCGCCGTGCGCGTCTGCTGCATGCGTCGGGCCTGATCGTCGCCATCCTCGGGGTGATGCATGGAGCCCTTCAATGGTGGGGTGACGGTGCGTGGTTCAGGCGCGACTTGCCGGAGGCCCCGCTGGTCTGGTGGGCTGTTCCTACGGATCTGGTTTTCTGGACCTTCGGCGTCTGCGCCATGTGGGCCATCGTCGCCGGCTTCGTCGCGGATCAGACCCGCAAGGGAGACCGCCCGCGCTGGTGGCTGGGCTACCCCGGGGTGGCCTTGATTGCGGTCGTTTCCCTGGCCTCAAGCTATCTTGCCTCGCGACCCGGCATGGCGCTGTTCCCGGACGGTGTGATCCTTCGAGAGGGTGTGTTTCGACCGCTGGAGACGCTGCCCCGCGACAGTCTTCGTGCCCTCGTCGTCGAATGCCGCATGGTGCGTCGGCCACGCAGCGTACGCGCCGACGATCTGATCGATCTTCCGGTTTTCCATCTTGTCCCGAGTGACGGTCGCCGTCTCCGCCTGGGCGGTGTGCGCGGCGCGGGGATAGGCGAGCTGTCCCAGGCGCAATGGCTGGTGGCGATGCGTCAGTTCTCGACCCTGCCGCGGCTTATCGAACATCGCTCTCAGGCGTGTGTGGACAACGTCGTTTCCCGTTTTCCTCAGGCGGATCAGGCCTTCGTCCGACAGCTGTTTGCACAGCCTTCGCCCATGCCGCAGGAGCACATCGTGTGCGCGCCCGGCACCTCGATGGCCGACGGCGGCTGCGTCAGGGTGCCCCTGGCTCCCGGCCCGCCCAGACCGGTCCGCATACCGCCCGCCGCCGGCTGA
- a CDS encoding alpha/beta hydrolase has protein sequence MLRRPFSHLLLVICMAGAACGEAGPVGEPDRTGQVGPANPIPGPSVRVDVPKVEREGVWQPDADGTQIPLWPANVPLAKPDSGDRPEATGNGSPTVGGRKWHWATYVTRPTMTIYRPKGRNTGAAMLVLPGGGFYAVAMDLEGTEICDWVVRQGMTCVVLKYRTPQVWPRENGRQRRPDILLGLEDAQRAMGLLREQADDYGIDPNRIGVIGFSAGAYLVTNMSNTQARTYPLTDAADRQSPRPDFAIVAYTARVLDSGRRRNELELAPWVDISPNAPPTLILHAMDDPVDDVRHPMAYALALNDAGVPVDLRLYARGGHAFGLRATADPITREWPGQVEQWLRSLGML, from the coding sequence ATGCTGCGACGACCTTTCTCGCATCTACTCCTCGTGATCTGCATGGCGGGTGCCGCCTGTGGCGAAGCCGGTCCAGTCGGCGAACCTGACCGCACCGGGCAGGTTGGACCGGCCAACCCCATCCCTGGGCCCTCCGTCCGCGTCGACGTGCCCAAGGTCGAACGCGAAGGCGTGTGGCAACCAGACGCCGACGGGACCCAGATCCCGCTCTGGCCCGCCAACGTCCCTCTGGCCAAGCCGGACAGCGGCGATCGGCCTGAGGCGACGGGGAACGGTTCGCCGACCGTGGGCGGGCGGAAGTGGCACTGGGCCACCTATGTCACCCGGCCGACCATGACGATCTATCGGCCGAAGGGGCGCAATACAGGGGCCGCGATGCTGGTGTTGCCCGGCGGCGGGTTTTACGCCGTGGCGATGGATTTGGAAGGCACCGAAATCTGCGACTGGGTCGTCCGGCAGGGCATGACCTGCGTGGTGCTGAAATACCGGACACCGCAGGTGTGGCCGAGGGAGAACGGCCGCCAGCGGCGACCGGACATCCTGCTGGGTCTGGAAGACGCCCAGCGCGCGATGGGACTGCTGCGCGAGCAGGCGGATGACTATGGCATCGATCCGAACAGGATCGGCGTCATCGGCTTTTCTGCCGGTGCCTATCTGGTGACGAACATGAGCAATACCCAGGCGCGCACCTATCCGCTGACCGATGCAGCGGACCGGCAATCGCCCCGGCCGGATTTCGCCATCGTCGCCTATACGGCCCGCGTGCTGGACAGTGGCCGCCGGCGCAATGAGCTGGAACTGGCGCCCTGGGTGGACATCAGCCCGAACGCGCCCCCGACACTGATCCTTCATGCCATGGATGATCCGGTCGACGACGTTCGTCACCCAATGGCATATGCTCTGGCGCTGAACGACGCTGGTGTGCCGGTCGACCTGCGCCTCTATGCCAGGGGCGGCCACGCCTTCGGGCTGCGCGCCACCGCCGATCCGATCACGCGCGAATGGCCGGGACAGGTCGAGCAGTGGCTGCGCTCGCTCGGCATGCTGTGA